GTATATTTTGGCGGGTTTCTATTTCATATCAAACTTTTCCCTTTAGGGTTAGAATAGAAcccaacaaaagaaagaaaaaaaaaaacatagagagagagagagaggaatcAATGGAAGAGGAAGGCATAGGGTTAGTGTTGGCGAGAGCCACAGAACTTCGTTTGAAAATCAGCAACTGCATCCAAAGAGCCACCTCTAATGGCCCCTCGCCGCACGCCGATGACGACGACGATGAAGCCACCGAACGCCTTCTCAACATTTGCGATGCCCTTGAAGCCTTGGAGACCCAGCTCTCTTCCTTGCAGGTACACTCATTTCAAAATTAGGGTTTTTTTATTCGGGGCTTTTTAGTGATTGGGAATTTTAGGGTGTCGTAGGTTGTCTTTACTTTAGATAAGGTTTTATGGTTGATTACTTGATTTGCTGCTGCTTCTGCTTCAGTGAGTAACATTGAGATTTGGGTTGTTGTTTTGGTGTCTCAAAGacagttataattatttttttgtcgcTTACTTTCTTCCAAGTGTGAATATTTCTGTTATTATGATGCTTGCTTCGGTTCATTCTTGTCACTTAATACTAATACACTTCATGTGGTAATGAAACTAGCTACACTAGCTGGGATATGTTCATGCTCGATAATTAGGCTGTGATTAGCTGCCACCATAGTTTTTGCAGtcaagaatattttaaaagttgtaaggtgtgagaaaatgttttttttttttcttctgttttcacttttaattacagAAATACTATGTTACTTacatttcatgtttttttttttgtaagtttttACACTagtgaaaataactttttattgttttaatagTTTTCCATACAAATTGCATAAGATGCTTGATTAGATTATTGTGAAAACTTGGTGTATACACTTTGCTTTCTTACAAGTACATGGTTCCGTTGTACATTTACATTCTAAATGAATGGTTTCCTCATTCTTGACCTAGCAAATCCACAATGTGAAGTGAAATTCGACTCATAGGAACTAGTGATCAATATGCCAATGCCTTCAGTCTTTCACACCCTTTGCTACTTTGTACCACTACaagaatatgattttgtttattagtACTATGAGGTTAGTAGCATTGAACTTGTGTTAGTGCtgttaagatgatttttaaagtttttctgATTTATTGTTATGCTTTGCCaggagaaaataataaaaatgtgaatAAGATAATAGTTTGGGAATCATATATATTATGTGCAATTTTCAGGTtctgcaacaacaacagcagtaTGAAAGAGAAATTGCCTTGGCTGAAATTGAAAGCAGTCGCAAAATGTTAATTGACAAGCTCAGGGAGTACAAAGGTAAGGAATTAGAAGTGATAAATGAAGCTTCCACTTTTGCTAGTGAAACAGTGGAGCCCAACAATGATCTATTACTTCCACCGTATCCTAGCCACCCTCCATACTCTGTGTCTATGGACAAGGAATATCTCTCACAGATCCCTTCTGTGAACAAGTCTGGTCGCAATGGGTTAATCACGCTTGACCCAATGATTGAGGTGAGCAATAGTCTCAGtgaaaaagagcaaaatcatGTTGAAAATGGGGCTAAAAATTCGAGAAAAGGATTGGGATTTTTTATAACTTCTGCAGCCAAAACAATGCTCACGGTAGTTGGCGTGGTATCAATATTAAGTTTGTCTGGTTTTGTGCCTAAGTTAGGCACTCGTTTCAGTGTGCAAGGCTGGTGTCACAGAGTAGAAAATGAGAGATCGACAACTAAAAATGGGGGTGAGAGATCAAATATTCAGTGTCCACCAGGGAGAATTCTGGTGTGGGAAAATGGGGAAGCTCGATGCCAAGTGAAAGAGAGAGTTGAAATTCCATTTTCAGCTGTTGCTGCTACACCTGATATAAACTATGGTTGTGGTTGACAATAGCACTGGTTCTACGTATTGTATATCTTTCACtcacttttcccttttttttttttactttgttctACCTTTTGTCAATAtgctatttaaaatattatagtcAGTGGCTGATTGTCTTGATTTTGGTAAGTGCTGCAGTTGATCCTTTATTTTGAAAATGGGAGAAATTTTGAACTGAGGCCCCACTTATACTTAGAAAAATATGCTCTCGATTACCGATTATTTGTTTGGACGTTTCTACCTCCAGCATTAAGGGTATGATATTTTGCTCTTGATGTTTTTACCTGAAGCACTATTTTTGAAGTTATGGCAAGGCATTAATGCTGTGCATCATCGTTTGATGGGAGTACATGTAGGTTATCTTGGGTTGGGGCGTTTTGCACCCAAAGATTAGGTATTCAAAACCTTTAACTCGTTCTCCTCTCTTTCCTTGATGTGTTTGATGAGTGTCACATGCTCGTGTCATTCATTCAAATTTGTATTAATAGTATGGTACATCTTGGATAGTAGGAAGTCGTTGCCTTTGTGGCCGAGGGTATGACGGAAGGAAGTGGGAATTCTTCACCCACAATTGAATCAGCATAAAAATAACCCTACGATCTTATATGATTGTAATCGGTTGCTTTGTGTAGATAGCTCAAACCAATTAATCCCCAGCTATACTTGGTCTCCACAAAATCCTTGCaaggataaatatattaattatataactaCATTGTATTATATTAATACTGTGAAggttaaattgaataaaaaatgggAGATTCTTGTATTAAAGAAAGGAGTTGAGGGAATACAATTCACCTAGGTAGTTGGAAGCTAGTGTTTAAATAAATGGGGATGGTGGTTGGATGTACAGTCAGTGTTGAGATCATTTGTCTcgataaaaggataaaataaaataaaatatacattataaGTGACAGTGCTACGTGAGAAGTATTAGTTCtcgtattataaaaaaaaaaaattggtcctctttatttataaatcaaaacatgatctatttttaaaataagtaattttcatattttttgtaatttaattaattatttaaaattaaatattaactttaatgggatatattatattgatattGTTGTGACATTTATATgataatgaattaaataaaatgaaaaaataacaaagatcgtGATAAGAGTTAAACTCgtgaaagataaaataataaactactaatatatttgttttatttagttaactttataaatactattttaaaagtatcattaattaaaaaatattaaaattttcaaattataaaatttacaaattaaaaataataatttaatatacaaatatttttaattttattttatatcatttatatatttttatttaattttatcaatttataattaaatttcataaattaatatataaattatttaaaaaaattattttgtaaattaattttaatatatagattatttttactctaattatataaatcaatataattacattaattaatatataaattatacaaattacaaaaatttattttaatatgtaaattattttttattctaattatataaattaataaaactttaatatttaatttcttacaaaacttacatgttaatatttttgttttaactgttaaaaaattattcaataaataattttttaataccaattatataaataaataaaattatataaattaacatgtaaattatttatataaaatattttacttaatttataaaaactatgtaaatttatttttatatataaataatgtaaatttttattttaattataaaaagtaataaatttttaatttttaattttttagatttttcaaatattatttttaatttgcgTACTTTGAATtacatacaatatttttttaaataatccatatattagtttatgtatttttttaaaattataataaaataagaacaaatttttatatataaaaatttattgatttatattaaaataaaatttataataaaaataaataatataaaattaaatattaaatgttttattaatttataaatttttataattaaaaaattaataactcttattaataatacatgtaaaatagtgtttataaaattaattaaataaaacatgtgGGTtagtaatttattgttttatttttaaatataaaaagttttgaGTTCAACTTCtatcaaaatgtttttttattttttattatattgaactcactaaaattacttattctaaaaaataggagaattaaatatcttaatttaaaaatatgagaatcaaaattgtcttgattttaaaatatgagataGAAAAACGAGGATTTAAAATTAGAGGACATCAAGATTACAATTTGACCTTAATAATATTTCTTAAGGTGTTATTATATAGCTTGCAATGTATCTTTTGTTTTATGTAAGGCATTGCCATGTGACTTGTAGAAGAACATCATGGTCGTGTAACTTGTAATGTATGATTTTTTGGGGAAAACATATCTTGTAAACTAGCATACTTTAAAAGGTGTAAACACATgataatcatattaatttttaatatttttctaatttatatgtCATTACACTGAGGGTGAGCCTTGGCATAGTGATATGTTGTTTTACGAAAATGCTAATAGGTACAAAATTACTTCCGTAAAAAACATATGAAGAATGCTGattggttaatttttaaatttacttgCCTTGTATTCCGTTAAAAACACAACTACATAGATTTGGAAAACTAACACGTATTGCTTCATGCAAAGAATGCTTCGTAGCATATATGATTCCTTGTTGTTTTATAATCTAAAGGTTAGAGTTTAAGTCTTGAGAACATTTTCACTTGTTGATATATGATTGCatatatttatctaataaattatattcatttattagGAGATATAACATTGAATTagttataaacaataaaaaagggaaagataAGTAGTCTATTCGAATGTTTTCGCCAACAATAACTAATAAACTAGTAATTAATATAATCAAACTAATAAACTAACCATCTTTCCGCTAACAAGATGTAAGTGAAAtcaaactaattattttaagatccaaataaattaattaattaaactttataataaaatcaaagaCACTTAAAGTTTCATtgacataaattttttataccgTCAATTAATAAAGTATcatcattaatataattatcataaaatttaatataacttgTTATATGAAAGTTTATAATTAGAAgacataaaattacattttcagTGCTTTTTgctatatatgaatttttatttttccgctATATTAtgctattttaataataataataataatgtctactattttattatatataataataataataatatcttagacaaatttaatatgttattttacagaacataatattataaatatttttagttatttttatgaaatatatatcttattttataaaaaaataaaataaagcatagttaaatattatttaatttattattaatgtgaaaattatgatttaaaataatattaaaattatataattagggTTAATACATTTAAATGACTATAGATgaacttaattgaaaattatatttcacaAATAAGTTAACTTAATTGAAAACtcgttcatatatatataatagtttcctactaattttgtttaatatgatttaatagtattttaatACATGTAACCATTAAATCTTATTGATATTCATTTTGTAACTtcaatgttttattaaaataatttaaaatataattaattttttttatcattaaacaaaaatttattttagaaaacataatttaaaattaaaaaatattgttaacttTGTCATAAGacaaattttataacatatttttacatatacctatttttatataaaggtCAAGCCAATAATATTCATTActtaattattacatttatagcttttaaaaaaattagtttataaaataaaattttaaaaaataaaaataatgtaaaaattcttatatttatattaactattagtctttaatcattaatttacgcttatctaattaattctaatttaaataattaacattgaATATAACTATcgatagttttattttaaaatttatatatatatatatataatttttttatttttttattttcacattatattatattattttaactttaaaatcataaatttaatttattatttttttagaaatatattttaaagtaactaattataaaaaataaataaatttgtatatagatatataataatattaaattaatgtaaatttttatatttattttatttaataatttttccttcatattaattcaatatataaaattaaatattatgaataatttaaattattattaatgtgagaagttattgattttcttaaaatatatcaacTACAATTGATGTACTAATGTAGTGACACAAAATAAACGTAGAAtgttctccttttttttcaataattaattttgttaacctCTCAGCGTGATATCCAGAAGTCTATCATTCCTctaaattactaattttattaaCGTGTCATGTGATATTGAAAAATTTCTTCTTCATGAAAGATGAAACTATTATTGTTTCCTTGCCTTTCTTTTTATATCTTTCTTCTGCATTGATCACAAGGGGAAACAGACCAGTAATGAGTCCAAAATGCAAGTTTACCGTTTGAAGTCAacattatttacaaattttaacatAAGCGTGGTTACTACTTATAAGTCAATGAGAATGAATCTCAGAGTGGTACGTGAGTACTACCAGGGATTTCATAAAAGTATATGTAATATGAG
Above is a window of Glycine soja cultivar W05 chromosome 12, ASM419377v2, whole genome shotgun sequence DNA encoding:
- the LOC114378153 gene encoding plastid division protein PDV2-like, which codes for MEEEGIGLVLARATELRLKISNCIQRATSNGPSPHADDDDDEATERLLNICDALEALETQLSSLQVLQQQQQYEREIALAEIESSRKMLIDKLREYKGKELEVINEASTFASETVEPNNDLLLPPYPSHPPYSVSMDKEYLSQIPSVNKSGRNGLITLDPMIEVSNSLSEKEQNHVENGAKNSRKGLGFFITSAAKTMLTVVGVVSILSLSGFVPKLGTRFSVQGWCHRVENERSTTKNGGERSNIQCPPGRILVWENGEARCQVKERVEIPFSAVAATPDINYGCG